The proteins below are encoded in one region of Myxocyprinus asiaticus isolate MX2 ecotype Aquarium Trade chromosome 13, UBuf_Myxa_2, whole genome shotgun sequence:
- the LOC127450505 gene encoding coenzyme Q-binding protein COQ10 homolog, mitochondrial-like, with amino-acid sequence MAKKATSLFLRALGISEGQPCNVMSRKSNATIRHLSSCGILATRRVSLPSTSASCQVVPARSFINLSASLITRRMEYSECRTMSYSPDQMYNVVANVDQYQQFVPWCKKSKVTRSRNGDMRAQLEIGFPPIVERYTSEVTVIPNHQVRAVCTDGTLFSHLETLWRFTPGATGQDDSCSVEFFVSFEFKSLLHSQLATVFFDEVVKQMVNAFETRAAKLYGTSVHRLQTPF; translated from the exons ATGGCAAAGAAGGCTACATCGCTTTTTCTCCGGGCTCTGGGGATCTCAGAAGGACAGCCGTGTAATGTCATGAGCAGAAAGTCAAATGCGACTATCAG gCACCTGAGCTCATGCGGCATCCTTGCTACAAGACGGGTGAGCTTACCTTCCACTTCAGCATCTTGTCAGGTTGTGCCTGCCCGGAGCTTCATAAATTTATCAGCCAGTCTCATAACACGGAGAATGGAGTATTCAGAGTGCCGGACCATGag TTACTCACCTGATCAGATGTACAACGTTGTTGCCAATGTGGACCAGTACCAGCAGTTTGTGCCTTGGTGCAAGAAGTCAAAGGTCACGAGGAGCAGGAACGGGGACATGCGAGCTCAGCTTGAAATTGGGTTTCCGCCCATAGTTGAACGCTACACCTCTGAGGTCACGGTTATCCCGAACCACCAAGTCAGA GCAGTATGTACAGATGGCACACTATTCAGTCACCTTGAGACATTGTGGCGATTCACTCCTGGGGCTACAGGCCAAGATGATTCCTGCAGTGTGGAGTTTTTT GTGTCATTCGAGTTTAAATCGTTGCTCCACTCACAATTAGCAACAGTATTTTTCGACGAGGTGGTCAAACAGATGGTTAATGCCTTTGAGACACGAGCAGCCAAACTCTACGGCACCAGCGTTCATCGATTGCAGACTCCATTCTGA